In the genome of Flavobacterium panacagri, one region contains:
- a CDS encoding type IV secretory system conjugative DNA transfer family protein has protein sequence MTRLSSPQIYYVLAGNDFTLDINNLLDPKIVYIGNNPQKTQTYGAVLSLFVSRLIKQVNQKRNLKSSLVLDEFPTIYLNYMDSLIATTRSNKVATCIGIQDFSQLRKDYGREQADVILNIIGKKFTCQVKGDTAKQLSERFGKIMQYRESLFINSTDTSINHSKQLESASLLLKFLL, from the coding sequence ATGACAAGACTTTCTTCTCCCCAGATTTATTATGTACTCGCTGGAAATGATTTTACATTAGACATCAATAATTTATTGGATCCAAAAATAGTGTACATAGGAAATAATCCTCAAAAAACACAAACTTATGGCGCTGTTTTATCTTTATTTGTAAGTCGATTAATCAAGCAGGTAAACCAAAAAAGAAATCTAAAAAGTAGTCTAGTATTAGATGAATTCCCAACAATCTATCTTAACTATATGGACAGTTTAATTGCTACAACAAGAAGCAATAAAGTAGCTACTTGCATAGGAATTCAAGACTTCAGCCAACTTAGAAAAGACTACGGACGTGAGCAGGCAGATGTTATTCTAAACATTATCGGCAAAAAATTTACTTGTCAGGTGAAGGGCGATACAGCTAAACAATTATCGGAGCGATTTGGGAAAATCATGCAGTACCGAGAAAGTCTTTTTATCAACAGTACTGATACGTCAATAAACCACTCCAAACAATTGGAATCTGCGTCTCTCCTTCTAAAATTTCTACTCTAA
- a CDS encoding AAA family ATPase yields MDKTNFKILAVRPIVGCRREFSKVLKLGVIYKFYNDYEYFKQNGEVAGIEENNTDQVTNIIYTSTVPEDLYKIKTADGHEINLNISSVVGKNGAGKSTLLELLYALSYAIAIKDELIADYKYYLEKFEETSHAFFSEKFHAIQYVIDGLQLELYFSKGNSIFLLRNGPGGYSVFEFSDVGWKYLDKFHVGDLFYTIAVNYSIYALNGSLYENFWMNSLFHKNDGYRTPIVINPFRTAGNIDVNIEFHLTQTRILYNLSGDSIQGKYIVNKKKVDSLQFNIYPEELDSFGLISYKNVFELYQKDNKESVVILFVKLMKILTDYEMDSDSIDFLQQSLQADLKMTNIDDRYVFVDNELDVDYKDITYLCLKYAIRKLFRICSQYLEFNKFYGILSKDKPVPRLQNIGELLFALKEDNSHVTIKIRQILFSVKEKYFNNKWEIIRNPRNSGNKAYRNIVEINDFSAMIKKAESNNNQVLVEYLLPVAFFKPELFIKNDDSPNSASIFQTLSSGEQQLIQSVQSIIYHIINLNSVFNSYSTDKIRYKYLNIVLDEVELYYHPEYQKKFVSELVNSLSKLNIEHILGINILFSTHSPFLLSDIPNANILRIQNGEIINSHNELTFGSNIYDLLSNDFFIKDGSIGEYALAEIRKILDYTTKGKYDEAEHQYFKAIAALIGDDVIRNKLKELLQDVESLVTREEKIILLEKQMQEIAAEIEKHRK; encoded by the coding sequence ATGGATAAAACAAATTTCAAAATTTTAGCTGTAAGACCAATTGTGGGGTGTAGAAGAGAATTCTCGAAGGTACTGAAGCTTGGTGTTATTTATAAATTTTATAATGATTACGAATATTTTAAACAAAATGGTGAAGTTGCAGGGATTGAGGAAAACAATACAGATCAAGTAACAAATATCATTTACACCTCTACAGTACCTGAAGATTTATATAAAATAAAAACTGCCGACGGGCATGAAATAAATTTAAATATTTCATCAGTTGTAGGTAAAAACGGAGCTGGTAAAAGCACGTTACTAGAACTTTTATATGCGCTAAGTTATGCGATTGCAATTAAAGATGAATTAATTGCTGATTATAAATATTATTTAGAAAAATTCGAGGAAACTTCTCATGCTTTTTTTTCGGAAAAATTTCATGCTATACAATATGTAATTGACGGATTACAGTTGGAACTTTATTTCTCAAAAGGAAATTCCATATTTTTATTACGAAACGGGCCCGGGGGGTACAGTGTATTTGAATTTAGCGATGTTGGATGGAAGTATTTAGATAAATTTCATGTGGGCGATTTGTTTTATACAATTGCTGTAAATTACTCCATTTATGCATTGAATGGTTCATTATATGAAAATTTTTGGATGAATTCTTTATTTCATAAGAATGACGGTTACAGGACCCCTATTGTCATTAATCCCTTTAGGACAGCTGGAAATATTGATGTTAATATCGAGTTTCATCTGACGCAAACCAGAATATTATATAATCTTTCAGGTGATTCTATACAAGGAAAGTATATTGTCAACAAAAAAAAGGTAGATAGTTTGCAGTTCAATATTTATCCTGAAGAATTAGATTCTTTTGGGTTAATTAGTTACAAGAATGTCTTCGAACTGTATCAAAAGGATAATAAGGAAAGTGTTGTCATTTTATTTGTTAAACTGATGAAAATTCTAACAGATTATGAGATGGATTCTGATAGTATCGACTTTTTGCAGCAGTCTCTACAAGCTGACTTGAAAATGACGAATATAGATGATAGATATGTTTTTGTTGATAATGAGCTTGATGTCGATTATAAAGACATTACATACTTATGTTTAAAATACGCCATCCGAAAATTATTTAGAATATGCAGTCAATATTTAGAGTTTAATAAATTTTACGGTATTTTGAGTAAAGATAAACCAGTTCCCAGATTGCAAAATATTGGTGAGCTTCTTTTTGCTCTTAAAGAAGATAATAGTCACGTAACGATTAAAATTAGACAAATATTATTTTCTGTTAAAGAAAAATACTTTAATAATAAATGGGAGATTATTCGAAACCCTAGAAATTCAGGCAATAAGGCGTACAGAAATATCGTAGAGATTAATGATTTTTCTGCTATGATAAAAAAGGCTGAGAGCAATAATAATCAGGTACTCGTTGAATACTTGTTGCCAGTCGCATTTTTTAAACCTGAGTTGTTTATAAAAAATGATGATAGCCCAAATTCCGCATCCATTTTTCAAACATTAAGTTCGGGAGAACAACAATTAATCCAGTCAGTACAGTCAATTATTTATCATATAATAAATTTGAACTCGGTTTTTAACTCTTATTCTACCGATAAAATTAGGTATAAATATCTCAATATAGTATTAGATGAAGTAGAGTTGTATTATCATCCAGAGTATCAAAAAAAATTCGTGTCAGAGCTTGTTAATAGTCTTAGCAAGCTTAACATAGAACATATTCTAGGAATTAATATACTTTTTTCAACTCATTCACCTTTTCTCTTGTCAGATATTCCCAACGCTAATATCTTACGCATACAGAATGGTGAAATTATAAATTCGCACAATGAGCTTACCTTTGGATCCAATATTTATGATTTATTGTCCAATGATTTTTTCATAAAAGATGGATCTATAGGAGAGTATGCATTAGCAGAAATTAGGAAGATACTTGATTATACTACTAAGGGGAAATATGATGAAGCAGAACATCAATATTTTAAGGCTATTGCTGCGCTGATTGGAGATGATGTGATTAGAAATAAACTTAAAGAACTTCTGCAAGACGTTGAGTCTTTAGTGACTAGAGAGGAAAAAATAATTTTATTAGAAAAACAAATGCAGGAAATTGCTGCTGAAATTGAAAAACATAGAAAATAA
- the dcd gene encoding dCTP deaminase, whose amino-acid sequence MARNLIKRIFGSENSGTLTKVELEKLLRKKELIILPLLDQTQIGEVSIDLRVGLDFLALHQGREAFIDTTEDSMSKRPIKSHFTETRRKVGESFLLHPSQTILFSTLEYIKLPSDVYAILSLRSSFSRLGLAISIIVQPGYCGCVSVELINAGNTPIKIMVGSRFIQARFVKLNKKSNYFNSTRKYTCQVRPMPSKANEDEELKKLKSLYDIL is encoded by the coding sequence ATGGCAAGAAATCTTATAAAAAGAATATTTGGATCGGAGAATAGTGGCACTCTTACAAAAGTAGAATTAGAAAAATTGTTAAGAAAAAAAGAACTTATAATCCTGCCATTACTTGATCAAACTCAAATCGGAGAAGTCAGTATCGATTTAAGAGTGGGGTTAGACTTTTTAGCTTTGCACCAAGGTAGAGAAGCGTTTATTGATACTACTGAGGATTCAATGTCAAAAAGACCTATTAAAAGTCATTTCACTGAAACAAGAAGAAAAGTAGGGGAAAGTTTTTTACTCCATCCGTCCCAAACCATTTTATTTTCAACGTTAGAATACATTAAATTACCCAGTGATGTATATGCAATTTTATCTTTACGAAGTTCATTTAGCCGATTAGGTTTAGCAATTTCAATAATTGTTCAGCCAGGATATTGCGGATGCGTTTCAGTAGAATTAATAAATGCTGGAAATACTCCAATAAAAATAATGGTTGGTTCAAGATTTATCCAAGCACGCTTTGTAAAACTAAATAAAAAATCAAATTATTTTAATAGTACTAGGAAATATACTTGCCAAGTAAGACCAATGCCTTCAAAAGCTAATGAAGATGAAGAACTAAAAAAGCTCAAAAGCTTATATGATATTTTATAA